The following is a genomic window from Antechinus flavipes isolate AdamAnt ecotype Samford, QLD, Australia chromosome 3, AdamAnt_v2, whole genome shotgun sequence.
CTGTGGCAAATATCTCTACTGAAAAGGCTTTGGTTTCAGAAAGCTGCACTGCAGAAGATCTAGAGCTTCCCAGGTCATGGCAGGAACTTCCAAAAATAGTCATTGTTCAGAGTCCAGACAGTGGTGAAGCTGTATCTGAATGGCCTGGGACCAATTCTCCAAATCTCAACCACTGGACACAATCTGATCCCTCAGCTGAAATTTCAGGTGACCTTCAGGAAGAGAAGTTCACCAAACCTCCCCAAAGTGCTCTAGAAGTAGCTCTAGCTTGTGCTGCTACTGTCATTGGAACTATTTCCAGTCCTCAGGCCACTGAAAGATTCAGATTAGAGCAAGAAACCACAGTGTCTAATGGTCAAATGCTAGGGAATGAAGAGCTTCAAAGACAAGCCTCCCAAGTACTTCAGGACACCACAAGCATGGAATATTCATTTCCATCAGCATTGTGTGGGATGACACAGGTGGCCAGTGCCGTTGCTGTCTGTGGCCTTGGAGAAACACAAGAAGATAAATATCCTGTGGCATCAAGTGGCCTCTTGTCTGCAGCAGAAGCCTCAGCAGCTGTCACCCTCCATGATAGCATAGCCATGGGCAGTAACATGGAGACCTTGAATAAAAGCATTGCAGAAGCCCTTCTCAAGGAAGTGTCCATGGTTCTGACCAAGCCTAATGCCTACAGCAGCACTGGAAACTTCATGGAGTCAATGAACAGAAGGATTATTGAAACCGTGGCCAGGCCTCAAATCTCTTGCTCAGACAAAATCCTTGAGGATAAACTAGCAGAGGATTTATCCAATGTTATCCTGAAACACTCACTTGAAGAAGCTAAccgaaaaaagaaaatgattgacCCTGAGGCCCCTGGGGATCCGGACAAGGATACCCAGGACATCCTTGTGGAGACTGTAAATGAGCTGCTTTTCAATGCGATATATTTCACTTTTAAGAAGATGAGCAACATCACACAGCTCAGTGAGCATCCCCCCATCTTTTCTAAGGAGAACAACAGATGGAGAGGAACAGAAATAGACCATCAACTAACAGAGACAGCAGCTAGTCAAACAGCCCCAAGAGCTCCTGACTACTCTAACAGCAGCACAATTAATAATCCATACAATGCCGGTGCTGTCAAAGAGCTTGTAGATGTCACATATCCAAagatggataataatagcagaaGAATGCCAAACATTTCTGAAAGCCCCATGCGTCAATCAGAATTGCCTTTTAATAACAATGTCCATAATTCGTTGGCTGCAAAAACATCTCCTAAGAAAAGATATCCAAAACAAATCACTGGAGATTATTCTAATCAGAGGCTCAGTCACAATAGGAATGGACTCAGATCCCTTTCAGATCCGTTACCAGGCAGTGGGATGCAAGAATTGATGTGTGCTGAATCCACCATCAACCCAGACACCCGAGAAAGAGGCAAGCATGACAGTCTCCTCAGTAGTGAAGCTCAAGCTAATCTGATTCCACTGGCGAGCAACAATTTGCTCCCATCCCAGCCTATGCTACAAGTTAAACATTCAACAGATAACTACTGTGTGATAGACTTTGCTGAAGAATTAGCAGAAACTGTTGTCTCCATGGCAACAGAAATAGCTGCAATCTGCCTGGACAATTCCAATGGAAAGCAACCCTGGTTTTGTGCCTGGAAAAGGGGAAATGAATATCTGATGGCACCAAGCTTGTCCTGCCGAAacctgaaaagaaagaaggaaacccAGGCCAGTGGATCCATTGTAAGGAAGCATAAGCCCCCTCGACTGAgtgagataaaaaggaaaactgatGAGCACCCTGAACTCAAAGAGAGGCTAATGAACAGGGTCGTGGATGAGTCTGTAAATCTCGATGATGTCCCAGACTCCGTCAACATCTTTGCGAATGAAGTAGCTGCCAAAATTATGAACCTGACAGAGTTTTCCATGGTAGATGGAATCTGGCAAGCTCAGAATCATCCTCGAAACAGGTTACTAGGGGAAAGGTTGAATCGTGTGAAAGCATCTAGCTGCGAAAGCATCCCAGAAGAGGATTCGGATTCCCGAGGATTTGTAAACAGCCTGGGTTTAATGAATACCTTGAGTCAGCCAGTTAGCAGAGCCAGCTCTGTCTCCAAACAGTCCAGCTGTGAGAGCATTACAGATGAGTTCTCCAGGTTCATGGTgaatcaaatggaaaatgaagggagGGGATTCGATTTACTGCTGGATTACTATGCTGGCAGGAATGCGAGTACCATCCTGACCTCAGCACTTCAGCAGGTGTCACGAAAGAATGGCCACCTTAGCGTGAAGCCCAGCTGTCCCTCGAAGCAATCCAGCACAGAAAGCATAACTGAAGAGTTCTATAGGTACATGCTAAGGGACCTCGACAGAGAGAGCAAAGATAGCATATCCTCCAATAGAAGCAGCCGAGACTGGGGCACCAGTTTGCTCC
Proteins encoded in this region:
- the SPHKAP gene encoding A-kinase anchor protein SPHKAP isoform X4, which gives rise to MSVTYWNMFSFCVSISNFESSLMYEVSEQQCSGTESSGSSLGSSVTACKKVLCSNSLLESTDYWLQNQRTPCQIGFVEDKSENCASVCFVNLDVTKEDCSNEHLRQKLINVSPDLPKLINSMNVQQPKENEIVLLSGLSSGNLHTDFEVSKYPWLPDICLVQCARGNRQNSTNCIIFEINKFLIGLELVQERQLHLETNVFKLEDDTNCSVSSIEEDFLTASEHLEDESEVDEYKNGYENANISVNVSESKKSKVATQGDLNCKKGKLRYAFEENYICKDNAISHKSPRYLEGTLRKAAEIILPSTDQLTQQLKQKGDISGEEGPVTSNFVENSKGSVESFHALQALDKRHLDRMVKEELISVCDTILKQNGSPDPEENLKKKEQSHPHVQDEGKTTGEYATNLAESVLQDAFIRLSQSQPTCPMKAVANISTEKALVSESCTAEDLELPRSWQELPKIVIVQSPDSGEAVSEWPGTNSPNLNHWTQSDPSAEISGDLQEEKFTKPPQSALEVALACAATVIGTISSPQATERFRLEQETTVSNGQMLGNEELQRQASQVLQDTTSMEYSFPSALCGMTQVASAVAVCGLGETQEDKYPVASSGLLSAAEASAAVTLHDSIAMGSNMETLNKSIAEALLKEVSMVLTKPNAYSSTGNFMESMNRRIIETVARPQISCSDKILEDKLAEDLSNVILKHSLEEANRKKKMIDPEAPGDPDKDTQDILVETVNELLFNAIYFTFKKMSNITQLSEHPPIFSKENNRWRGTEIDHQLTETAASQTAPRAPDYSNSSTINNPYNAGAVKELVDVTYPKMDNNSRRMPNISESPMRQSELPFNNNVHNSLAAKTSPKKRYPKQITGDYSNQRLSHNRNGLRSLSDPLPGSGMQELMCAESTINPDTRERGKHDSLLSSEAQANLIPLASNNLLPSQPMLQVKHSTDNYCVIDFAEELAETVVSMATEIAAICLDNSNGKQPWFCAWKRGNEYLMAPSLSCRNLKRKKETQASGSIVRKHKPPRLSEIKRKTDEHPELKERLMNRVVDESVNLDDVPDSVNIFANEVAAKIMNLTEFSMVDGIWQAQNHPRNRLLGERLNRVKASSCESIPEEDSDSRGFVNSLGLMNTLSQPVSRASSVSKQSSCESITDEFSRFMVNQMENEGRGFDLLLDYYAGRNASTILTSALQQVSRKNGHLSVKPSCPSKQSSTESITEEFYRYMLRDLDRESKDSISSNRSSRDWGTSLLPPSPRSPLCYRQFSVPENKSSCAKLTVSAPVKANSLDGFAQNVQQDFLSVQPVSNVSSSGLCKSDSCLYQRGRTDQITSMLIHETWTNSIQALMQKNKIIADETEGTDADPVSRSSSCHIKGYGSRLGASTEENGNILLVVRQDPSACTNKDSVTENRHLPTLAPDQAAPPSEQTHIDFKKEHFSSHDSGLGSHTDTSLCLREVPLIQIESDQRDDLIEESEAILSQNIGTGEAKDDNMNKEKDPEMDSGRNTAASSITNNSELVEEKECLKEPSEKIEECTSKLSMGTASCQRNLLVINFDLEPECPDTELRATLQWIAASELGISTIYFKKSQENRIEKFLDVVQLVHQKAWKVGDIFHAVVQYCKLHEERKELKPSLFDWLLELG